ATGTGGAGTCATAGAGACGTGAACGCTCAAACACTTTCAAACCAGGAGCGCGAAACTGGGACGCGCTTTGCACCCAAATTCGATGCGAACGGCTTGCTAACGGCGGTTGTCGTCGACGCGGCCAGCCGTGATGTCCTGGTCGTGGCTTTTATGAATGATGAGGCGATTTCCCTAACGCGAGAAACCGGAAAGGTTCACTTCTGGTCGCGTTCCCGCGGATCTTTATGGTTAAAAGGGGAGACTTCGGGAAACTTCCTGACAGTGCGTGATATCTTCGTCGACTGCGATCAGGACGCTCTCGTGATCCATGCAGATCCCTCCGGGCCGACTTG
The Erythrobacter sp. THAF29 DNA segment above includes these coding regions:
- the hisI gene encoding phosphoribosyl-AMP cyclohydrolase; the encoded protein is MNAQTLSNQERETGTRFAPKFDANGLLTAVVVDAASRDVLVVAFMNDEAISLTRETGKVHFWSRSRGSLWLKGETSGNFLTVRDIFVDCDQDALVIHADPSGPTCHTGANSCFYRRLDPGADDEHALTKLP